One window of Cataglyphis hispanica isolate Lineage 1 chromosome 12, ULB_Chis1_1.0, whole genome shotgun sequence genomic DNA carries:
- the LOC126853532 gene encoding aladin isoform X1 translates to MLKILSLHDFECPVLDDTAAVGLIDGIVHYCTYDKMHDEMQPFSKYLRGYPEVSITQEILATRDSARAVSAGELFLPIHDSVFKKLANVWREKGLSEAIRFAAAANPEQITNVVHWVATRMNWMLDLMERGIYQRDILPPSGTGSVADIVATRDWNTSLIRCLSWHPHCARLAVATRDNRIRIYSQDIPGVPVLRHSAQKSVCCLSWRPYAGRELAAACYSGVLIWTIELGAASNLLSHAILLKQRNHVPVTSVIWHSQGGLLASCSPTDLNIIIWDVSKEDGVPLKRVGGGGICFIHWSSCGSRLLSASCRNVFRVWNTGVPTPWHAQRWTVPHGHVATACFGPNLTLLFATTEDPATIFSLPLQDNIFDVKKATNNDVKIAMRLVDLTKVNFSWDDDDYITVGGRIVSMEWDSTGKYLAILFQDSPVIALVKTSLSNLSRVVDVQPSCLIKGFPGEVPNCINFYQKHSAWLCLTIAWNSGRVQHFPIVENESKVDVTTHSTLLPQSIMANESYKVCGYRQY, encoded by the exons atgttaaaaatattatcacttCACGATTTCGAGTGTCCTGTTTTGGACGATACGGCTGCCGTCGGCTTAATTGACGGCATCGTGCATTATTGCACCTACGACAAAATGCATGATGAAATGCAACCTTTCTCCAAGTACTTGCGAGGGTATCCTGAGGTTTCCATCACACAAGAGATTTTGGCCACCCGCGACTCTGCGCGCGCGGTCAGCGCTGGAGAATTATTTCTGCCTATTCACGATAGCGTTTTCAAAAAACTTGCCAATGtatggagagagaaaggattGTCCGAAGCCATTCGTTTCGCTGCAGCTGCAAATCCAGAACAAATTACAAATGTTGTACATTGGGTGGCAACAAG AATGAATTGGATGTTGGACTTGATGGAAAGAGGAATATATCAGAGAGACATATTACCACCATCAGGAACTGGATCTGTTGCCGATATTGTTGCTACACGGGATTGGAATACATCATTA ATTAGATGTCTGTCTTGGCATCCGCATTGTGCTCGCCTAGCTGTGGCTACAAGGGACAATCGAATTCGCATTTATTCACAAGATATACCAGGTGTGCCAGTATTGAGACATAGTGCACAAAAGTCAGTTTGCTGCTTAAGTTGGAGACCATACGCCGGCCGTGAATTAGCAGCTGCATGTTATTCTGGAGTATTAATTTGGACGATAGAACTGGGAGCAGCCAGTAATTTACTTAGTCATGCGATACTTTTAAAGCAAAGAAATCATGTACCTGTTACAAGTGTTATATGGCATTcgcaa GGTGGTTTATTGGCATCTTGCTCACCAACAGacttaaacataataatttggGATGTTTCGAAGGAAGATGGGGTTCCTTTGAAACGTGTTGGAGGAGGTGGCATATGTTTTATACACTGGTCATCTTGTGGCTCACGTTTATTGTCTGCTTCGTGTAGGAATGTTTTTAG agttTGGAATACTGGCGTTCCAACACCATGGCATGCACAAAGATGGACAGTCCCTCATGGTCATGTAGCAACTGCATGTTTTGGTCCCAATTTAACATTACTTTTTGCTACTACTGAAGATCCTGCTACGATATTCTCATTGCCATTGCAAGATAACATATTTGATGTTAAAAAAGCAACTAATAACGATGTAAAGATAGCTATGCGTCTAGTTGATTTAACGAAAGTAAATTTCTCATGGgatgatgatgattatatCACAGTGGGAGGCAGAATAGTTTCCATGGAATGGGATTCAACTGGAAAATATCTTGCTATTCTTTTCCAG GATAGTCCAGTTATTGCTCTAGTTAAAACGAGCCTAAGTAATTTATCGCGAGTAGTAGACGTGCAGCCAAGCTGTCTCATCAAAGGATTTCCCGGTGAAGTACCAAATTGTATTAACTTTTATCAGAAACACTCAGCATGGCTTTGTTTAACAATAGCTTGGAATAGTGGACGCGTGCAACATTTTCCGATTGTTGAAAATGAGTCTAAAGTTGATGTTACCACACATTCCACGCTATTGCCTCAATCTATAATGGCAAATGAATCATATAAAGTCTGTGGTTACagacaatattaa
- the LOC126853532 gene encoding aladin isoform X2 has product MLKILSLHDFECPVLDDTAAVGLIDGIVHYCTYDKMHDEMQPFSKYLRGYPEVSITQEILATRDSARAVSAGELFLPIHDSVFKKLANVWREKGLSEAIRFAAAANPEQITNVVHWVATRMNWMLDLMERGIYQRDILPPSGTGSVADIVATRDWNTSLIRCLSWHPHCARLAVATRDNRIRIYSQDIPGVPVLRHSAQKSVCCLSWRPYAGRELAAACYSGVLIWTIELGAASNLLSHAILLKQRNHVPVTSVIWHSQGGLLASCSPTDLNIIIWDVSKEDGVPLKRVGGGGICFIHWSSCGSRLLSASCRNVFRVWNTGVPTPWHAQRWTVPHGHVATACFGPNLTLLFATTEDPATIFSLPLQDNIFDVKKATNNDVKIAMRLVDLTKVNFSWDDDDYITVGGRIVSMEWDSTGKYLAILFQDSPVIALVKTSLSNLSRVVDVQPSCLIKGFPGRSGRAYTCGDYGTSEVDRCLGKKAGS; this is encoded by the exons atgttaaaaatattatcacttCACGATTTCGAGTGTCCTGTTTTGGACGATACGGCTGCCGTCGGCTTAATTGACGGCATCGTGCATTATTGCACCTACGACAAAATGCATGATGAAATGCAACCTTTCTCCAAGTACTTGCGAGGGTATCCTGAGGTTTCCATCACACAAGAGATTTTGGCCACCCGCGACTCTGCGCGCGCGGTCAGCGCTGGAGAATTATTTCTGCCTATTCACGATAGCGTTTTCAAAAAACTTGCCAATGtatggagagagaaaggattGTCCGAAGCCATTCGTTTCGCTGCAGCTGCAAATCCAGAACAAATTACAAATGTTGTACATTGGGTGGCAACAAG AATGAATTGGATGTTGGACTTGATGGAAAGAGGAATATATCAGAGAGACATATTACCACCATCAGGAACTGGATCTGTTGCCGATATTGTTGCTACACGGGATTGGAATACATCATTA ATTAGATGTCTGTCTTGGCATCCGCATTGTGCTCGCCTAGCTGTGGCTACAAGGGACAATCGAATTCGCATTTATTCACAAGATATACCAGGTGTGCCAGTATTGAGACATAGTGCACAAAAGTCAGTTTGCTGCTTAAGTTGGAGACCATACGCCGGCCGTGAATTAGCAGCTGCATGTTATTCTGGAGTATTAATTTGGACGATAGAACTGGGAGCAGCCAGTAATTTACTTAGTCATGCGATACTTTTAAAGCAAAGAAATCATGTACCTGTTACAAGTGTTATATGGCATTcgcaa GGTGGTTTATTGGCATCTTGCTCACCAACAGacttaaacataataatttggGATGTTTCGAAGGAAGATGGGGTTCCTTTGAAACGTGTTGGAGGAGGTGGCATATGTTTTATACACTGGTCATCTTGTGGCTCACGTTTATTGTCTGCTTCGTGTAGGAATGTTTTTAG agttTGGAATACTGGCGTTCCAACACCATGGCATGCACAAAGATGGACAGTCCCTCATGGTCATGTAGCAACTGCATGTTTTGGTCCCAATTTAACATTACTTTTTGCTACTACTGAAGATCCTGCTACGATATTCTCATTGCCATTGCAAGATAACATATTTGATGTTAAAAAAGCAACTAATAACGATGTAAAGATAGCTATGCGTCTAGTTGATTTAACGAAAGTAAATTTCTCATGGgatgatgatgattatatCACAGTGGGAGGCAGAATAGTTTCCATGGAATGGGATTCAACTGGAAAATATCTTGCTATTCTTTTCCAG GATAGTCCAGTTATTGCTCTAGTTAAAACGAGCCTAAGTAATTTATCGCGAGTAGTAGACGTGCAGCCAAGCTGTCTCATCAAAGGATTTCCCG ggCGGTCGGGCCGCGCGTACACATGCGGCGACTATGGTACGAGCGAAGTTGACAGGTGCCTGGGTAAAAAAGCAGGATCGTGA
- the LOC126853530 gene encoding zinc finger protein 143-like isoform X1 — protein MLPRGASNARQQMFDCVRHLQGSKGPQDPRCRAATSAAAAAGRVEPGPTTTKEEEKEKMHLEDYHGERSEEHARHPISGLDQDDFIDDGSLPDMASLVSMTGIRIDDAQPHCWMTSQTDNGTLFSPLDPQDYLDWDQVPVVFQYSNIGGGSPGSTCSEATTPTWNGALTTTDHGEDKSDCQKLPSMGSAFSFSRTFCNAIYPEYGTESHSGHQDYQEDCQEDVVSLLMSMQNDIAQSYCSSSAQMSSVGDEFDLSLIRGDPTSLLNAVDSPSSSSTSSTTCLTGDDQQESFQNFDPPYYAVGHLVSSQQQLSALSTINFTDDIVGATDSFGNQVILPRNEGLLFGNQRVTGSKVAENEKSDKSYDCAKPVEENLLASAYQCHWIDCGCAFAEQEGLVRHIERRHVESSSTNTHGHGRRIQRIDRDKEREGKEAGEGFSGAVTSREDEFACLWQGCPRARPFNARYKLLIHMRVHTQEKPNKCPFAGCKKAFSRLENLKIHQRSHTGERPYACQHNGCSKAFSNSSDRAKHQRTHYDRKPYACQVSGCGKRYTDPSSLRKHLKNHTENSNTLSSLLSDKISTTASTTGHTLNSTNPCRQRQNACIFDVETNHPSYKLSKIYIKDEDTNNICHQNRISINFGNNQQEYVPIESVRHLLINDINNAQNESTGYCASAEDNIPDFHELDADIERQFHELSALDDAIFIDG, from the exons ATGCTCCCGCGCGGGGCATCGAACGCGCGCCAACAGATGTTTGATTGCGTCCGCCACCTCCAGGGCTCGAAGGGACCGCAGGACCCCCGGTGTCGCGCAGCGACAAGTGCAGCCGCG GCTGCCGGCCGCGTCGAGCCCGGACCGACGACAacgaaggaggaggagaaagagaagatgcACCTCGAAGATTATCACGGCGAGAGAAGCGAGGAGCATGCACGACATCCCATATCCGGCCTGGATCAGGACGACTTCATCGATGACGGTTCGCTACCCGATATGGCGTCCTTGGTGTCCATGACCGGTATAAGGATTGACGATGCACAACCACATTGCTGGATGACCTCACAGACGGACAACGGTACCCTTTTCTCCCCGTTGGATCCACAAGACTATCTCGACTGGGACCAGGTGCCCGTTGTCTTTCAGTATTCTAACATTGGGGGTGGATCACCTGGGAGTACCTGCAGCGAAGCAACTACGCCAACTTGGAATGGCGCACTAACGACGACGGATCATGGCGAGGATAAGTCAGACTGTCAAAAGTTACCGTCAATGGGCTCggccttttctttttcacgcaCCTTCTGCAACGCGATCTATCCGGAATACGGAACGGAATCGCATAGTGGTCATCAAGATTATCAAGAGGATTGTCAAGAGGACGTGGTATCGTTGCTGATGAGCATGCAAAATGATATCGCTCAAAGTTATTGTTCTTCCTCCGCGCAGATGTCTTCCGTCGGTGATGAGTTCGACCTGAGTCTAATTAGAGGCGATCCGACGTCTTTGCTGAATGCAGTGGACTCGCCGTCATCGTCATCGACATCGTCAACGACCTGTTTGACGGGCGACGATCAGCAAGAATCATTCCAGAACTTCGATCCACCATATTACGCAGTTGGGCACCTCGTTTCTTCGCAGCAGCAGCTATCCGCGCTGTCGACGATCAATTTTACTGACGACATTGTCGGCGCAACAGACAGTTTCGGCAATCAAGTAATATTGCCGCGGAACGAGGGTCTGCTGTTCGGCAATCAGCGGGTCACCGGGTCAAAAGTCGCAGAAAACGAGAAGAGTGATAAGTCGTACG ATTGCGCGAAACCAGTGGAGGAGAACTTGCTCGCGTCGGCTTATCAATGCCACTGGATCGACTGCGGCTGTGCGTTTGCAGAACAGGAAGGATTGGTACGGCACATTGAGAGGCGGCACGTGGAATCGTCCTCGACGAACACGCACGGTCACGGCAGACGGATACAGCGGATTGACCGAGATAAGGAGCGCGAAGGCAAGGAGGCAGGGGAAGGTTTTTCAGGTGCCGTGACGAGTCGCGAGGATGAATTTGCCTGTCTGTGGCAAGGGTGTCCGCGTGCGCGACCTTTCAATGCGAGATACAAATTGCTCATTCACATGCGGGTACACACGCAAGAGAAGCCGAATAAATGTCCG ttcgCCGGTTGTAAGAAGGCCTTTAGTCGtctggaaaatttaaaaattcatcagAGATCGCATACAGGCGAAAGGCCTTATGCGTGCCAACACAATGGCTGTTCGAAGGCATTTAGCAACAGCAGTGATCGGGCTAAGCATCAGAGGACACATTACGATAGA aaaccATATGCTTGCCAGGTAAGCGGCTGCGGCAAGCGTTATACAGATCCGTCAAGTCTTAGGAAGCACTTGAAGAATCATACAGAGAATTCGAATACATTGTCCAGTTTATTATCGGATAAAATATCAACGACAGCTAGTACAACAGGACATACATTAAATTCGACGAATCCTTGCCGACAACGCCAAAATGCATGTATCTTTGACGTGGAAACAAATCATCCGTCATACAAGCTGtctaaaatctatattaaagatgaagacacaaataatatttgtcaccAGAATAGAATCTCCATAAACTTTGGCAACAACCAACAAGAATACGTGCCGATCGAATCGGTTCGACATCTTCTTATCAACGATATCAACAACGCGCAAAACGAAAGTACAG GATACTGCGCATCCGCAGAAGACAATATACCAGATTTTCACGAGCTTGACGCCGACATCGAACGGCAATTCCACGAGTTGAGCGCTCTCGACGATGCTATTTTCATCGATGGATGA
- the LOC126853530 gene encoding zinc finger protein 143-like isoform X2, translating to MHLEDYHGERSEEHARHPISGLDQDDFIDDGSLPDMASLVSMTGIRIDDAQPHCWMTSQTDNGTLFSPLDPQDYLDWDQVPVVFQYSNIGGGSPGSTCSEATTPTWNGALTTTDHGEDKSDCQKLPSMGSAFSFSRTFCNAIYPEYGTESHSGHQDYQEDCQEDVVSLLMSMQNDIAQSYCSSSAQMSSVGDEFDLSLIRGDPTSLLNAVDSPSSSSTSSTTCLTGDDQQESFQNFDPPYYAVGHLVSSQQQLSALSTINFTDDIVGATDSFGNQVILPRNEGLLFGNQRVTGSKVAENEKSDKSYDCAKPVEENLLASAYQCHWIDCGCAFAEQEGLVRHIERRHVESSSTNTHGHGRRIQRIDRDKEREGKEAGEGFSGAVTSREDEFACLWQGCPRARPFNARYKLLIHMRVHTQEKPNKCPFAGCKKAFSRLENLKIHQRSHTGERPYACQHNGCSKAFSNSSDRAKHQRTHYDRKPYACQVSGCGKRYTDPSSLRKHLKNHTENSNTLSSLLSDKISTTASTTGHTLNSTNPCRQRQNACIFDVETNHPSYKLSKIYIKDEDTNNICHQNRISINFGNNQQEYVPIESVRHLLINDINNAQNESTGYCASAEDNIPDFHELDADIERQFHELSALDDAIFIDG from the exons atgcACCTCGAAGATTATCACGGCGAGAGAAGCGAGGAGCATGCACGACATCCCATATCCGGCCTGGATCAGGACGACTTCATCGATGACGGTTCGCTACCCGATATGGCGTCCTTGGTGTCCATGACCGGTATAAGGATTGACGATGCACAACCACATTGCTGGATGACCTCACAGACGGACAACGGTACCCTTTTCTCCCCGTTGGATCCACAAGACTATCTCGACTGGGACCAGGTGCCCGTTGTCTTTCAGTATTCTAACATTGGGGGTGGATCACCTGGGAGTACCTGCAGCGAAGCAACTACGCCAACTTGGAATGGCGCACTAACGACGACGGATCATGGCGAGGATAAGTCAGACTGTCAAAAGTTACCGTCAATGGGCTCggccttttctttttcacgcaCCTTCTGCAACGCGATCTATCCGGAATACGGAACGGAATCGCATAGTGGTCATCAAGATTATCAAGAGGATTGTCAAGAGGACGTGGTATCGTTGCTGATGAGCATGCAAAATGATATCGCTCAAAGTTATTGTTCTTCCTCCGCGCAGATGTCTTCCGTCGGTGATGAGTTCGACCTGAGTCTAATTAGAGGCGATCCGACGTCTTTGCTGAATGCAGTGGACTCGCCGTCATCGTCATCGACATCGTCAACGACCTGTTTGACGGGCGACGATCAGCAAGAATCATTCCAGAACTTCGATCCACCATATTACGCAGTTGGGCACCTCGTTTCTTCGCAGCAGCAGCTATCCGCGCTGTCGACGATCAATTTTACTGACGACATTGTCGGCGCAACAGACAGTTTCGGCAATCAAGTAATATTGCCGCGGAACGAGGGTCTGCTGTTCGGCAATCAGCGGGTCACCGGGTCAAAAGTCGCAGAAAACGAGAAGAGTGATAAGTCGTACG ATTGCGCGAAACCAGTGGAGGAGAACTTGCTCGCGTCGGCTTATCAATGCCACTGGATCGACTGCGGCTGTGCGTTTGCAGAACAGGAAGGATTGGTACGGCACATTGAGAGGCGGCACGTGGAATCGTCCTCGACGAACACGCACGGTCACGGCAGACGGATACAGCGGATTGACCGAGATAAGGAGCGCGAAGGCAAGGAGGCAGGGGAAGGTTTTTCAGGTGCCGTGACGAGTCGCGAGGATGAATTTGCCTGTCTGTGGCAAGGGTGTCCGCGTGCGCGACCTTTCAATGCGAGATACAAATTGCTCATTCACATGCGGGTACACACGCAAGAGAAGCCGAATAAATGTCCG ttcgCCGGTTGTAAGAAGGCCTTTAGTCGtctggaaaatttaaaaattcatcagAGATCGCATACAGGCGAAAGGCCTTATGCGTGCCAACACAATGGCTGTTCGAAGGCATTTAGCAACAGCAGTGATCGGGCTAAGCATCAGAGGACACATTACGATAGA aaaccATATGCTTGCCAGGTAAGCGGCTGCGGCAAGCGTTATACAGATCCGTCAAGTCTTAGGAAGCACTTGAAGAATCATACAGAGAATTCGAATACATTGTCCAGTTTATTATCGGATAAAATATCAACGACAGCTAGTACAACAGGACATACATTAAATTCGACGAATCCTTGCCGACAACGCCAAAATGCATGTATCTTTGACGTGGAAACAAATCATCCGTCATACAAGCTGtctaaaatctatattaaagatgaagacacaaataatatttgtcaccAGAATAGAATCTCCATAAACTTTGGCAACAACCAACAAGAATACGTGCCGATCGAATCGGTTCGACATCTTCTTATCAACGATATCAACAACGCGCAAAACGAAAGTACAG GATACTGCGCATCCGCAGAAGACAATATACCAGATTTTCACGAGCTTGACGCCGACATCGAACGGCAATTCCACGAGTTGAGCGCTCTCGACGATGCTATTTTCATCGATGGATGA
- the LOC126853534 gene encoding GILT-like protein 1, whose amino-acid sequence MRYYLFDSRFWLAAVVFVTFVCHNLSNAQLVDDKSDKNNVSVDVYYESLCSDSMRWIVNQLVPSYPELKNHLHVTFIPYGKAMHARESETGPWQFLCQHGAAECRGNKAQACAIHAIQTSEEAQEQQQLMVKLVGCAMSARNPSTAVPQCAQDIGLSEGTRKLINDCIASPLGDDLLVANGDKTHNLQPPLKFVPTIIINGAYSKKNQDVALNNFSKLICQYLTEQEKPSLCSSVN is encoded by the exons ATGCGATACTACTTGTTTGATTCTCGCTTCTGGCTAGCGGCCGTCGTCTTTGTTACGTTTGTCTGCCATAATCTG tCCAATGCACAATTGGTCGATGACAAATCGGACAAGAACAATGTGAGCGTGGACGTTTACTATGAATCATTATGCAGCGATAGCATGCGATGGATCGTAAATCAACTCGTACCGTCGTATCCGGAATTGAAAAATCATCTCCATGTTACGTTTATTCCTTATGGTAAAGCTAtg CACGCGCGCGAAAGCGAAACCGGTCCATGGCAGTTCTTGTGTCAACATGGAGCCGCCGAGTGCCGTGGGAATAAGGCCCAAGCGTGTGCGATTCACGCTATACAGACCTCTGAGGAAGCCCAGGAACAACAGCAACTAATGGTCAAACTGGTCGGTTGTGCAATGTCCGCTCGGAACCCGTCGACCGCTGTTCCGCAG TGCGCTCAAGACATCGGCCTAAGCGAAGGAACGCGGAAATTGATTAACGACTGTATTGCGAGCCCGCTCGGGGACGATTTGCTCGTAGCGAATGGTGATAAAACGCACAATCTCCAACCACCGCTTAAATTCGTACCAACTATAATAATCAACGGG GCATACTCAAAGAAAAATCAGGACGTGGCACTAAACAATTTCTCCAAGCTGATCTGTCAATATTTGACAGAGCAAGAGAAACCGAGTCTTTGTAGCAGCGTCAATTAA
- the LOC126853535 gene encoding cytochrome c oxidase assembly factor 7 homolog: MAYDLKNEEDVKEYLKNLHIEYQFGCYSEKKPEVCHLLGDYYEAVKAEMEKAASIYKTTCDQYNYARSCAKFGDFKAIGKGCKRDIPMAYKYMSKGCELNDEYGCLHAGVLGTSKNDVGEKDRVTQIHTGVKQLKKACEMYNSDKACFYLSGIYLGGLEGIIDKNYKEAYKLSLKSCEFGNPYACANLSQMHARGEGAQKNPELAATFKKRANDLYQELKQVQPELKFHQGVNP, encoded by the exons aTGGCGTACGACTTAAAAAACGAAGAGGATGTAAAGGAATACTTGAAGAACCTTCATATAGAGTATCAATTCGGTTGTTATAGCGAGAAAAAACCGGAGG TCTGTCACCTATTAGGTGATTATTACGAAGCAGTAAAGGCAGAGATGGAGAAGGCCGCTTCGATATACAAGACGACCTgcgatcaatataattatgctaGAAGCTGCGCGAAATTCGGTGATTTTAAAGCAATTG GTAAAGGTTGCAAACGGGACATACCGATggcatacaaatatatgtcaaaGGGTTGCGAGCTCAATGACGAATATGGATGCCTGCATGCTGGTGTTTTGGGAACATCTAAGAACGATGTCGGAGAGAAGGACAGAGTTACGCAGATCCACACAGGTGTCAAACAGCTGAAGAAGGCCTGTGAGATGTACAATTCGGACAAggcatgtttttatttatcgggTATTTACTTGGGTGGTCTTGAGGGCATCATTGACAAGAACTATAAAGAGGCTTACAAGCTATCATTGAAGAGCTGTGAGTTCGGTAATCCATACGCCTGTGCAAACCTGTCACAGATGCATGCGCGAGGAGAAGGCGCACAAAAAAATCCCGAACTTGCTGCGACTTTCAAGAAGCGTGCCAACGATCTGTATCAGGAATTGAAGCAGGTACAACCAGAATTGAAATTTCATCAAGGTGTAAATCCATAA
- the LOC126853271 gene encoding mini-chromosome maintenance complex-binding protein, producing MTSIEVRNWTTEYYITNQLSCQQILENPDVLREIPVLNNVQLQNITDKQLVRFRGMVQDMYDPEYFFKQYEVKNAKTGESDIRCGMYTDAARCLSHEEISFDSNKNEHSERQTYIVMSIPGLNKWAKEQSKCTETNIQKFNSMTCNDNMNKRNLDDTDLEEMDCSEPVTKKEKILPDNNDVNMSNSSKDQNLLSEEHILNFPIPMDEGKTCIVKIYDGTTLKLNQVIDIIGFISLDPMLNINNCSEDEMNEAEVYTHNPPVSLVPRLHAIKLIELTKSEIVNAPEIISKAQLIRGDLHIILSQLLFGDHLAADYLICHLLSTIYMRRDYFCLGAFPLNITNFPASRLKTFPKEVYNFLTLLVKKSHFLEVTLENLNELALIPKKDYECNRLTSGILQLSNNTHLVLDETGLTTGELSITGKKNYKTLSDLLMFQKLTYDFKYYTMEYETDIPILIFSDVKSFVPCPVQVILNVDAESENVYSQVIEAAHQYLNDETRLTNIRQYLEVFRHTDFVFNEEITKIIQDDFVEMRIVNKNIGADNLHSLMVFARWMSLSYGQTSLDIECWKRTVQLEMERMSRLPQCRR from the exons ATGACAT CAATTGAAGTAAGAAATTGGACAACAGAGTATTATATCACAAATCAGTTATCCTGTCagcaaattttagaaaatccGGATGTATTGAGAGAAATACCTGTATTAAACAATGTTCAACTACAGAATATCACAGATAAACAGTTAGTTAGATTTCGAGGGATGGTCCAGGATATGTATGATCctgaatatttctttaaacaatATGAGGTGAAGAATGCAAAAACAGGGGAGAGTGATATTAGATGTGGAATGTACACAGATGCAGCTCGATGTCTg TCACATgaagaaatatcttttgattCTAACAAAAATGAACATTCGGAAAGACAAACTTATATTGTAATGTCTATACCTGGCTTAAATAAGTGGGCAAAAGAACAGAGCAAATGTACAGAAACaaatatacagaaatttaattcaatgacATGCAATGacaatatgaataaaagaaatctgGATGATACTGATTTAGAGGAAATGGATTGCTCAGAACCtgttacaaagaaagaaaagattttgccAGATAATAATGATGTAAACATGAGCAATAGTTCTAAGGATCAGAATTTATTATCAGAAGAGCACATATTAAACTTTCCTATCCCAATGGATGAAGGAAAAACTTGCATAGTGaag ATTTATGATGGGACAACTTTAAAACTGAATCAggttattgatataataggTTTTATATCATTGGAtccaatgttaaatataaataattgttcagAAGATGAAATGAACGAAGCCGAAGTCTATACTCATAATCCTCCGGTTTCTTTGGTACCTCGATTACATGCAATAAAACTGATTGAGCTCACAAAATCTGAAATTGTAAATGCTCcagaaattatatcaaaagcgCAACTCATTAGGGgtgatttacatataatattgagtcaattattatttggaGATCATTTAGCTgcagattatttaatatgtcacTTACTCTCtacaat atatatgagaagagattatttttgtctTGGTGCATTTCCACTGAATATAACGAATTTTCCAGCCAGTAGACTCAAGACATTTCCAAAAGaagtttataactttttaacattaCTTGTAAAGAAAAGTCATTTTTTAGAGGTGACTTTGGAAAATTTGAATGAATTAGCTTTAATTCCAAa aaaggaTTATGAATGCAACAGATTGACAAGTGGTATTCTTCAATTAAGCAATAATACACATCTTGTGTTAGATGAGACAGGTTTAACCACTGGTGAACTAAGTATCACTGGcaagaagaattataaaacTCTTTCTGATTTGcttatgtttcaaaaattgacatatgacttcaaatattatacaatggaATATGAAACAGACATcccaattttgattttttctgaTGTAAAATCGTTTGTTCCT tgtCCTGTGCAAGTTATTCTAAATGTTGATGCAGAATcagaaaatgtatatagtCAGGTAATTGAAGCTGCACATCAATATTTAAACGATGAAACTCGATTGACAAATATTCGTCAATATTTGGAAGTCTTTAGACATacagattttgtttttaatgaagaaatcacaaaa atCATCCAAGATGATTTTGTCGAGATGCGAATCGTGAATAAGAATATAGGTGCAGATAATCTGCACTCGTTAATGGTTTTTGCTAGATGGATGTCCTTATCTTATGGACAAACGTCACTAGATATAGAATGCTGGAAAAGAACTGTACAATTGGAAATGGAGAGAATGAGCAGGTTGCCACAGTGCAGAAGATAA